A region of Myxococcus stipitatus DSM 14675 DNA encodes the following proteins:
- a CDS encoding prolipoprotein diacylglyceryl transferase — MSAHPLHDVSPVVVRFSETLFLRWTGAAYLAGFLLVFVALWRQAARGQGPFEKREVPEFVLYAGLFGVMLGGRLGYMLLHQWEDFSQDLSLFFQFRQGGASMLGALLGVLVFGVYFARKRQRSWLQVTDALVVFAPLGFFLGHAALFAEGAPLGEVTSVPWAWMFPSEVGMPGFHPVAAPAFDIATLASVPGHEVALLARSNEALLAELYRILPARHPVLLYQAALEGVVLGGILLAVRRWWRTRPEGMLSGLFFVLLGGLRLISLPFQAPQPNLSFAAQFEQSALASVLLMALGAAFLLSVSGSRGREGARPSAAKLEGHAVE, encoded by the coding sequence GTGTCCGCTCATCCTCTCCACGATGTCAGTCCAGTGGTGGTGCGCTTCTCGGAGACCCTCTTCCTGCGCTGGACAGGGGCCGCGTATCTCGCGGGCTTCCTCCTGGTGTTCGTCGCGCTCTGGCGTCAGGCCGCACGCGGACAAGGGCCGTTCGAGAAGCGAGAGGTGCCGGAGTTCGTTCTCTACGCGGGGCTCTTCGGCGTGATGCTGGGCGGGCGACTGGGCTACATGCTCCTGCACCAGTGGGAGGACTTCTCGCAGGACCTCTCCCTCTTCTTCCAGTTCCGGCAGGGCGGAGCTTCCATGCTCGGGGCCCTGTTGGGAGTGCTGGTCTTCGGGGTGTACTTCGCGCGCAAGCGCCAGCGCTCCTGGCTGCAAGTGACGGATGCGCTGGTGGTCTTCGCCCCGCTGGGCTTCTTCCTGGGACATGCGGCCCTGTTCGCGGAAGGCGCGCCGCTGGGTGAGGTGACCTCCGTGCCGTGGGCCTGGATGTTCCCCTCCGAGGTGGGGATGCCGGGCTTTCATCCCGTGGCCGCTCCCGCGTTCGATATCGCGACGCTGGCCTCCGTGCCTGGCCACGAAGTCGCGCTCCTGGCGCGCTCGAACGAAGCGCTCCTCGCGGAGCTGTACCGCATCCTCCCCGCGCGTCACCCGGTATTGCTCTATCAGGCGGCCCTGGAAGGCGTGGTCCTGGGCGGAATCCTCCTCGCGGTGAGGCGCTGGTGGCGCACGCGGCCGGAGGGGATGTTGAGCGGACTGTTCTTCGTGCTGCTCGGAGGACTGCGACTCATCAGTCTTCCGTTCCAGGCACCTCAGCCGAACCTGTCCTTCGCCGCCCAGTTCGAGCAGAGCGCGCTGGCCTCCGTGCTGCTGATGGCGCTGGGCGCGGCCTTCCTCCTCAGCGTGTCGGGCTCGCGTGGCCGCGAAGGCGCGCGGCCCTCCGCCGCGAAGCTGGAGGGCCACGCCGTCGAGTGA
- a CDS encoding TIGR02269 family lipoprotein: protein MPPFRAPWSLLAFILCLSCSTTPSSSMQRAWEEAEVECLAAEQDRCISLLCLGDTCGFYPCGELPGEVELARFPPARPPAAAAAPGMGPRRTWGAGQTLPKGAVMVFPNWNGAPERVVPPSRQLTPGRWEKHHIFPQSEDLARWFERQGVKIHHYTMPIPLHVHRRIHDGTGRGGAWNDAWRSYMRQNPRAKPEEIFKHAGELIHRFDLIGGPVQPYYSRPGA, encoded by the coding sequence ATGCCACCCTTTCGCGCACCCTGGTCATTGCTGGCGTTCATTCTCTGTCTGAGTTGTTCAACCACCCCCAGTTCTTCCATGCAACGAGCGTGGGAAGAGGCGGAGGTGGAGTGCCTTGCCGCCGAACAAGACCGCTGCATTTCCCTTCTCTGCCTTGGGGACACCTGCGGCTTCTACCCCTGCGGGGAGCTGCCCGGCGAGGTCGAGCTGGCTCGCTTCCCGCCCGCGCGCCCTCCAGCCGCCGCTGCAGCGCCGGGCATGGGCCCTCGGAGAACCTGGGGCGCCGGGCAAACACTCCCGAAGGGAGCCGTCATGGTGTTCCCCAACTGGAATGGCGCCCCGGAGAGGGTCGTCCCTCCCTCACGCCAGCTCACACCGGGCCGATGGGAGAAACACCACATCTTCCCCCAGTCCGAAGACCTCGCACGCTGGTTCGAACGCCAGGGCGTCAAGATCCACCACTACACGATGCCGATTCCGCTGCACGTCCATCGACGAATCCACGATGGCACAGGACGCGGTGGCGCATGGAACGACGCCTGGCGGAGCTACATGCGACAGAACCCGCGCGCCAAGCCGGAGGAGATCTTCAAGCATGCCGGGGAACTGATTCACCGCTTCGACCTCATCGGAGGCCCTGTTCAGCCCTATTATTCTCGCCCGGGAGCGTGA
- a CDS encoding double-CXXCG motif protein: MSRFFWVNEDRASAEKHGGEVDGWRPLALPGVNCHTCGATWSDVGHDYPSVDLTQLPERRELERARPEPFPEFARLREAVRPLTPPQAQLPPGTGFGPLVGRAWGEFGPIAWAGGLTILMRRDGLEHLQAEGVRGLKGFRTELRFRQKPPPDLLELELEPRGRLHPDCIPPDVPPPCPICGRHGFMRPEAPILEAASLPQEVDLFRVGDFATMVIATERCREAVRSLGLDGFTFQELPTR; the protein is encoded by the coding sequence ATGAGTCGGTTCTTTTGGGTGAACGAGGACAGGGCCTCCGCGGAGAAACATGGCGGAGAGGTCGATGGGTGGCGTCCGTTGGCGCTTCCCGGCGTGAACTGTCACACCTGCGGCGCGACCTGGAGCGACGTAGGCCATGACTACCCCTCCGTCGACCTCACCCAGCTTCCGGAACGTCGCGAGCTTGAGCGGGCCAGACCCGAGCCCTTCCCCGAGTTCGCGCGCCTTCGCGAAGCCGTGCGCCCGCTGACTCCGCCGCAGGCACAGCTCCCACCCGGAACAGGCTTTGGCCCCCTCGTAGGTCGAGCCTGGGGCGAGTTCGGCCCCATCGCTTGGGCGGGAGGGCTCACCATCCTCATGCGTCGGGATGGACTGGAGCACCTCCAGGCAGAGGGGGTGCGCGGACTGAAGGGGTTCCGCACGGAGCTTCGATTCCGCCAGAAGCCTCCTCCCGACCTGCTGGAGCTTGAGCTGGAGCCGCGTGGGCGGCTGCACCCGGACTGCATTCCCCCAGACGTCCCACCGCCCTGCCCGATCTGCGGCCGGCACGGCTTCATGCGCCCCGAGGCACCGATTCTGGAGGCTGCGTCTCTACCTCAAGAGGTGGATTTGTTCCGGGTCGGCGACTTCGCGACCATGGTCATCGCCACCGAGCGTTGCAGGGAGGCAGTGCGCAGCCTGGGGCTCGACGGCTTCACGTTCCAGGAGTTGCCGACACGCTGA
- the map gene encoding type I methionyl aminopeptidase, with amino-acid sequence MTTASPRTPPAVLPGPNDVCWCGSGTKYKKCHRGADAVEARKKGPEVARKGIRPGIISPRRDVPLHIPRPDYAATGRPQRRAAGSEIRSPDVIARMRRACKAAAEVLQEVSTHVRPGITTDELDAITHEAYIRRGGYPSTLNYHGFPKSLCTSVNEVICHGIPDNRALEDGDIVNLDITIFLDGVHGDCSGTFFVGNVEPESQRLVQVTRECLDLGIAAVKPGRPISDIGRAIEEHATKNGMSVVRAYCGHGIGETFHTSLQIPHYYEPECDTVMEPGMIFTVEPMINQGGWGHRTWDDGWTAVTADGSRSAQFEHTLLVTDKGADILTVA; translated from the coding sequence ATGACCACCGCCAGTCCCCGTACCCCTCCCGCCGTGCTGCCTGGTCCCAACGATGTCTGCTGGTGCGGCAGCGGTACCAAGTACAAGAAGTGTCACCGTGGCGCCGACGCCGTCGAGGCCCGCAAGAAGGGCCCCGAGGTCGCTCGCAAGGGCATCCGCCCCGGCATCATCAGTCCCCGACGGGACGTGCCGCTGCACATCCCCAGGCCGGACTACGCGGCCACCGGGCGTCCCCAGCGTCGCGCGGCGGGTTCGGAGATTCGTTCCCCGGACGTCATCGCGCGCATGCGCCGGGCCTGCAAGGCCGCGGCGGAGGTGCTCCAGGAGGTGTCCACGCACGTGCGTCCGGGCATCACCACGGATGAGCTGGATGCCATCACCCACGAGGCGTACATCCGCCGGGGCGGCTATCCGAGCACGCTCAACTACCACGGCTTCCCCAAGTCGCTGTGCACGTCGGTCAACGAGGTCATCTGCCACGGCATCCCCGACAACCGGGCGCTGGAGGATGGGGACATCGTGAACCTGGACATCACCATCTTCCTGGATGGGGTGCATGGGGACTGCTCGGGCACGTTCTTCGTGGGCAACGTGGAGCCGGAGAGCCAGCGGCTGGTGCAAGTGACGCGCGAGTGTCTGGATTTGGGTATCGCGGCGGTGAAGCCGGGGCGGCCCATCAGCGACATCGGGCGGGCCATCGAAGAGCACGCGACGAAGAACGGGATGAGCGTGGTGCGGGCCTACTGCGGCCACGGCATCGGCGAGACGTTCCACACGTCGCTCCAGATTCCGCACTACTACGAGCCCGAGTGCGACACCGTCATGGAGCCCGGCATGATCTTCACGGTCGAGCCGATGATCAACCAGGGTGGCTGGGGGCACCGCACGTGGGATGACGGGTGGACCGCCGTCACCGCGGACGGTAGCCGCAGCGCGCAGTTCGAGCACACGCTGCTCGTGACGGACAAGGGCGCGGACATCCTCACGGTGGCGTGA
- a CDS encoding GNAT family N-acetyltransferase has translation MPDCYVWPMRIERVETLTETELRGTDFSFDVDEEAVAPFDGPALTRVVPVTRYTKHYSWDDERIDAANPDTSMVAVVRGEDSRVAGYIVASRAWNHCAQIEDVAIDRAHRRRGLARTLMDEAVRWAKEQGLRMVRLETQSNNVPACRFYERYGFQLGGFDRYLYTALPTQTRPETALFWYLSVDL, from the coding sequence GTGCCTGACTGCTACGTCTGGCCCATGCGGATTGAACGCGTGGAGACGCTCACCGAGACGGAGTTGCGGGGCACGGACTTCTCGTTCGATGTGGACGAAGAGGCCGTGGCCCCGTTCGACGGACCCGCGTTGACGCGGGTCGTCCCTGTCACCCGATACACCAAACACTATTCATGGGACGACGAGCGCATCGATGCCGCGAACCCAGACACGTCCATGGTTGCCGTGGTCCGAGGCGAAGACTCTCGAGTGGCCGGCTACATCGTGGCGTCGCGTGCCTGGAATCACTGCGCGCAGATTGAGGACGTCGCCATCGACCGCGCTCACCGTCGGAGGGGGCTCGCACGGACGCTGATGGACGAAGCCGTCCGCTGGGCGAAAGAACAAGGCCTGCGAATGGTCCGCCTCGAGACGCAGTCCAACAACGTTCCAGCATGCCGCTTCTATGAGAGGTATGGGTTCCAACTGGGGGGCTTCGACCGCTACCTCTACACGGCCCTCCCGACGCAGACCCGGCCAGAGACGGCCTTGTTCTGGTACCTCTCCGTTGACCTGTGA
- a CDS encoding TraR/DksA family transcriptional regulator, producing the protein MDSLAREARDALVQRGERLRRARTRPSPEAEGEARELVEIDAALTRIALGLFGRCERCGGAMGRNRLRAVPEARYCVTCLALGG; encoded by the coding sequence ATGGACAGTCTGGCTCGTGAGGCGCGGGACGCCCTGGTGCAGCGCGGCGAGCGCCTGAGGAGGGCGCGGACGCGGCCCTCGCCGGAGGCCGAGGGGGAAGCGCGGGAGCTGGTGGAGATAGACGCGGCGCTCACGCGAATCGCGCTGGGGCTGTTCGGCCGCTGTGAGCGATGTGGCGGGGCCATGGGGCGCAACCGCCTGCGCGCCGTCCCGGAGGCACGCTACTGCGTGACGTGTCTGGCGCTGGGTGGGTGA
- a CDS encoding HAD-IG family 5'-nucleotidase, producing MRSQLSGPPPERGLFCNRTLNLRAIKAVGYDMDYTLIHYRVEAWERRAYEHIRDRLVAQGWPVGDLQFDPALAIRGLIIDTEKGNLLKANRFGFVKKALHGTRAMDFVTQRDEYSHVVIDLHERRWVFLNTLFSLSEACLYAQLVDRLDTGVLPGPMGYADLYEHVRKNLDATHMQGQLKAEIIADPERYVLDDPETPLALLDQRNAGKKLLLITNSEWAYTEPMMHFAFDKHLPQGMTWRQLFDVVIVSARKPEFFTTRSALFEVVETNGEALLRPHSGPFKAGTPYFGGSAVELERHLGMSGDEILYVGDHMFGDVHVSKSELRWRTALILRELEDEVRAIASFRPTETRLADRMVLKERMEWESCQLRLELQRRRADYGPRTDSPPEAELVSRLGELRESLEALDAELAPMARAATELSNPIWGLLTRAGNDKSHLARQVERYADIYTSRVSNFLFATPFVYLRSPRGSLPHDPSLPGGTPVFPAADGGGGMADAE from the coding sequence ATGCGCTCGCAACTTTCTGGTCCCCCGCCCGAGCGGGGCCTGTTCTGCAACCGCACCCTCAACCTGCGCGCCATCAAGGCCGTGGGCTACGACATGGACTACACGCTCATCCACTACCGGGTGGAAGCGTGGGAGCGCCGCGCCTACGAGCACATCCGGGACCGGCTCGTCGCCCAGGGCTGGCCCGTGGGCGACCTCCAGTTCGACCCGGCGCTGGCCATCCGCGGCCTCATCATCGACACCGAGAAGGGCAACCTGCTCAAGGCCAACCGCTTCGGCTTCGTGAAGAAGGCCCTCCATGGCACCCGCGCCATGGACTTCGTCACCCAGCGCGACGAGTACTCCCACGTCGTCATCGACCTGCACGAGCGCCGGTGGGTGTTCCTCAACACGCTGTTCTCGCTGTCCGAGGCCTGCCTCTACGCGCAGCTCGTGGACCGGCTGGACACGGGCGTGCTGCCGGGCCCCATGGGCTACGCGGACCTCTACGAGCACGTGCGCAAGAACCTGGACGCCACGCACATGCAGGGCCAGCTCAAGGCGGAGATCATCGCCGACCCGGAGCGCTACGTGCTGGATGACCCGGAGACGCCGCTGGCGCTGCTGGACCAGCGCAACGCGGGCAAGAAGCTCCTGCTCATCACCAACAGCGAGTGGGCCTACACCGAGCCCATGATGCACTTCGCCTTCGACAAGCACCTGCCCCAGGGCATGACGTGGCGGCAGCTGTTCGACGTGGTGATTGTCTCCGCGCGCAAGCCCGAGTTCTTCACCACCCGCTCCGCGCTCTTCGAGGTGGTGGAGACCAACGGCGAGGCGCTGCTGCGTCCGCACTCCGGCCCCTTCAAGGCGGGCACGCCCTACTTCGGCGGCAGCGCGGTGGAGCTGGAGCGCCACCTGGGCATGAGCGGCGACGAGATTCTCTACGTCGGCGACCACATGTTCGGCGACGTGCACGTGTCCAAGAGCGAGCTGCGCTGGCGCACCGCGCTCATCCTCCGCGAGCTGGAGGACGAGGTGCGCGCCATCGCGTCCTTCCGCCCCACGGAGACCCGGCTCGCCGACCGCATGGTCCTCAAGGAGCGGATGGAGTGGGAGAGCTGCCAGCTCCGGCTGGAGCTCCAGCGGCGCCGCGCGGACTACGGGCCCCGCACGGACTCGCCTCCGGAAGCGGAGCTGGTGAGCCGGCTGGGCGAGCTGCGTGAGTCCCTGGAGGCGCTGGACGCGGAGCTGGCCCCCATGGCCCGCGCCGCCACCGAGCTGTCCAATCCCATCTGGGGCCTGCTCACCCGCGCCGGCAACGACAAGAGCCACCTGGCGCGCCAGGTGGAGCGCTACGCGGACATCTACACGTCCCGCGTGTCCAACTTCCTGTTCGCCACGCCCTTCGTCTACCTGAGGAGCCCCCGCGGCAGCCTCCCGCACGACCCCAGCCTGCCGGGCGGCACCCCCGTCTTCCCCGCCGCCGACGGTGGCGGCGGCATGGCGGACGCCGAGTAA
- a CDS encoding DUF1361 domain-containing protein: MTAPLAMPTPESFLSVLRRHGLWPAALSSAVGVGMVSYRLDWSQSASYAFLVWNLVLAWAPYVIALAARVLMLRGHGLRVLAPLALAWLALFPNAPYLLTDFIHVHQRPVVPIWFDVALMTLFVATGWLLGLLSLEVWKQWLEERWGRRTAWAFVGVTSVLCGYGIYLGRVERWNSWNVLTHPSNLFTSIGAHLREPLAFPYLTSLTIFFGLMVPLSYVAYEALVARIRRPRTAS; encoded by the coding sequence ATGACCGCACCGCTCGCCATGCCCACTCCTGAGTCCTTCTTGTCCGTGTTGCGCCGTCACGGCCTGTGGCCCGCGGCACTCAGCAGTGCCGTCGGGGTGGGCATGGTGTCCTACCGCCTCGACTGGAGTCAGAGCGCCAGCTACGCGTTCCTCGTGTGGAACCTGGTCCTGGCCTGGGCTCCCTACGTCATCGCCCTCGCGGCGCGGGTCCTCATGCTCAGGGGCCACGGCCTCCGCGTGCTCGCGCCCCTGGCCCTGGCCTGGCTGGCGCTGTTCCCCAACGCACCCTATCTGCTCACGGACTTCATCCACGTGCACCAGCGGCCCGTGGTGCCCATCTGGTTCGACGTGGCGCTCATGACGCTCTTCGTCGCCACCGGCTGGCTCTTGGGCCTCTTGTCCCTGGAGGTGTGGAAGCAATGGCTGGAGGAGCGCTGGGGCCGCCGCACCGCGTGGGCCTTCGTCGGCGTCACCTCCGTGCTGTGTGGCTATGGCATCTACCTGGGCCGGGTGGAGCGCTGGAACAGCTGGAACGTGCTCACCCACCCTTCGAACCTCTTCACCTCCATCGGGGCCCACCTGCGTGAGCCCCTGGCCTTCCCGTATCTCACCAGCCTCACCATCTTCTTCGGCCTGATGGTGCCGCTGTCGTACGTGGCCTACGAGGCGCTCGTCGCCCGCATCCGCCGCCCGCGCACCGCGAGCTGA
- a CDS encoding DNA gyrase subunit B has product MSRLDGEALCRAIRLRPGMYVGDTGGVGKSRLVETLLMLGVMGARGSRLKEVSVTLASDGAFSVGFDGLPWPLSEGVSPFTELEQWLGFVNFDIMARPPRGMPHGVILHTPYVDLGVLNALSSPLEVIAWHGGQTWRRTFREGLPVESSHDAAAEQAAPASGEGLHLTLTPDPSIFEPSSGFSVARLTERLTSLSALVPASTWRLRDEVSGTEVSFRREHGLADLCAERSASSRPLHAPWCFQGSIGETQVSLALQWGQDPAGASIFSWANHESCPRGGTHHDGLYRGLRTALRARMKTLGFPAESRSLPDAALSERLTAVMSLTIPSTLWHGPVKEELANPEVRGDVSKLVGNWMKQALASHPDVEARLLTLVGVPRP; this is encoded by the coding sequence ATGAGCCGCCTCGATGGGGAAGCGTTGTGCCGGGCCATCCGCCTTCGGCCCGGGATGTACGTCGGCGACACGGGGGGCGTTGGCAAATCCCGACTCGTCGAGACCCTGCTGATGTTGGGCGTCATGGGCGCGAGGGGCTCCCGGCTGAAAGAGGTCTCGGTCACGCTCGCCTCGGATGGGGCCTTTTCCGTCGGCTTCGACGGCTTGCCCTGGCCCCTGTCCGAGGGCGTGTCGCCCTTCACGGAGCTGGAGCAATGGCTCGGGTTCGTGAACTTCGACATCATGGCGAGACCGCCCCGTGGGATGCCTCACGGCGTCATCCTCCACACCCCTTACGTGGACCTGGGGGTGCTCAACGCGCTCTCCTCACCCCTGGAGGTCATTGCCTGGCATGGCGGGCAGACCTGGCGGCGGACCTTTCGCGAAGGGCTCCCCGTGGAGTCCTCCCACGACGCCGCAGCCGAACAGGCCGCACCCGCCTCGGGTGAAGGGCTGCACCTCACCTTGACCCCGGACCCCTCCATCTTCGAGCCGTCTTCGGGCTTCTCCGTGGCCCGGCTGACCGAGCGCCTCACGTCGCTCTCCGCGCTGGTCCCCGCGAGCACCTGGCGTCTGCGGGACGAGGTCTCGGGGACAGAGGTCTCCTTCCGTCGCGAGCACGGACTCGCCGACCTGTGCGCGGAGCGCTCCGCCTCCTCCCGACCCCTGCACGCACCGTGGTGCTTCCAGGGAAGCATCGGGGAGACCCAGGTCAGCCTCGCGCTCCAGTGGGGGCAGGACCCCGCCGGCGCGAGCATCTTCTCCTGGGCCAATCACGAATCCTGCCCGCGAGGCGGCACGCACCATGACGGGCTCTACCGAGGACTGCGCACGGCCCTGCGCGCCAGGATGAAGACCCTCGGGTTCCCAGCCGAGAGCCGCTCACTCCCGGACGCGGCGCTGTCCGAGCGGCTCACGGCGGTGATGAGCCTCACCATCCCCTCCACGCTCTGGCATGGACCGGTCAAGGAGGAGCTGGCGAACCCCGAGGTCCGCGGCGACGTCTCGAAGCTCGTCGGGAACTGGATGAAGCAGGCCCTCGCGAGCCACCCGGACGTGGAAGCCCGACTGCTCACCCTCGTGGGCGTTCCTCGGCCCTGA
- a CDS encoding DNA gyrase subunit B — protein sequence MSGKSRLVESLLMLGVMGARDSRLREVSAALSSDGACSVVFDGLPWPTPTGVSPFAELESWLTFVNVDIAGGPPPGMPHGLFLQTPCIDLGLVNVLSSSLEVIAWSGGQSWRRTFREGLPVESPRDSAPDLALPSSGSGLRITFTPDPSIFDPPQEFSWAGVTERLSALSALAPAATWRLRDEVSGREVSFHREHGLADLCAERAASSRPLHEPWVLNGRVGETQVDLALQWVEDPAGASILSWANLEPSPRGGTHHEGLFRGLRTVLRDRRMALGLPAVSRAFSNTALSERLMVVMSLRSFSIVWRGPMFHPLATPEARGDISRLVRGWMKQALESHPEVEARLLGLLRGPRP from the coding sequence GTGTCAGGCAAATCCCGGCTCGTCGAGTCCCTGTTGATGCTGGGCGTCATGGGCGCGAGGGACTCCAGGCTGCGGGAGGTCTCGGCCGCGCTTTCATCGGACGGTGCCTGCTCCGTTGTCTTCGACGGCTTGCCTTGGCCCACGCCTACGGGCGTGTCGCCCTTCGCGGAGCTGGAGTCCTGGCTCACGTTCGTGAACGTCGACATCGCGGGAGGGCCGCCCCCGGGGATGCCTCACGGTCTCTTCCTTCAGACTCCCTGCATCGACCTGGGGTTGGTCAACGTGCTCTCCTCATCCCTGGAGGTCATCGCCTGGTCTGGCGGGCAGTCCTGGCGGCGGACCTTTCGCGAAGGGCTCCCCGTGGAGTCCCCCCGCGACTCCGCACCCGACCTGGCTCTCCCGTCCTCGGGCAGCGGGCTGCGCATCACCTTCACGCCAGACCCGTCCATCTTCGACCCGCCCCAAGAGTTCTCCTGGGCCGGGGTGACGGAACGCCTGTCAGCACTCTCCGCCCTGGCGCCCGCGGCCACCTGGCGTCTGCGTGACGAGGTTTCGGGGAGAGAGGTCTCCTTCCATCGCGAGCACGGACTTGCCGACCTGTGCGCGGAGCGCGCCGCGTCCTCCCGGCCGCTGCACGAGCCATGGGTCTTGAATGGACGTGTCGGGGAGACCCAGGTCGACCTCGCGCTTCAGTGGGTCGAGGACCCCGCAGGCGCGAGCATTCTCTCCTGGGCCAATCTCGAGCCCAGCCCGCGAGGTGGCACGCACCATGAGGGGCTCTTCCGAGGACTGCGCACGGTCCTGCGCGACAGGAGGATGGCCCTCGGGCTGCCAGCCGTGAGTCGTGCATTCTCGAACACGGCGCTGTCCGAGCGGCTCATGGTGGTGATGAGCCTCAGGTCCTTCTCCATCGTCTGGCGTGGCCCGATGTTTCACCCGTTGGCGACCCCCGAGGCCCGTGGCGATATCTCGAGGCTCGTCAGGGGCTGGATGAAACAGGCCCTCGAGAGTCATCCGGAAGTGGAAGCCCGGCTGCTCGGCCTCCTGCGGGGCCCTCGGCCCTGA
- a CDS encoding S1 family peptidase — protein sequence MAHVGLMVLAVLVACTPTVETAPSRSVHRIVQGTDAPDDVATVALLARRTRCSESSPLLLCSGVLIAPDVVLTAAHCLDLFGVEGAYEVYLGPVLLPTPDASGRFVRVSQVVIHPRHVPRTHTHDAALLRLSAPVQVEPSRLPEPSLALTGGTRVRAVGYGDTKDVSAPAGRRRQGTLQVTQLEATVFRAEPGPGMSCVGDSGGPVFASDGAGREVLAGLTVSGDVACRAEAVNLRVEVLREDFILPFLATSPPPAEPTLAPEALCREACTRDTECPAGLTCVATGEEGPSRCLLPALREGAFGRTCTEDAACGEGSLCARWEPEGAEACRCFTPCAPPPPDPEQPAGGSERGCSSTSGLALLGGLFLAGVKRRRRGSCGTLRSPQTLASHSAELRSPV from the coding sequence GTGGCGCACGTCGGCCTGATGGTGTTGGCGGTCCTGGTCGCGTGTACGCCGACGGTGGAGACAGCGCCGTCGCGGTCGGTGCATCGCATCGTGCAAGGCACCGACGCACCGGACGATGTGGCAACCGTCGCGCTGCTTGCCCGGAGGACGCGGTGCAGTGAGTCCTCCCCTCTGTTGCTCTGCTCCGGTGTCCTCATCGCGCCGGACGTCGTGTTGACGGCGGCGCACTGCCTGGACCTCTTCGGCGTGGAGGGGGCTTACGAGGTCTATCTGGGGCCTGTGTTGCTGCCCACGCCGGACGCGTCCGGGCGCTTCGTCCGTGTCTCACAAGTGGTCATCCACCCACGCCATGTGCCTCGCACCCATACGCATGATGCCGCGCTGCTGCGGCTCTCGGCCCCCGTGCAGGTCGAGCCTTCTCGACTGCCGGAACCGTCGCTGGCGCTGACGGGGGGCACGCGTGTGCGAGCCGTGGGCTATGGCGACACGAAGGACGTGAGTGCCCCAGCGGGGCGACGCAGGCAGGGGACGCTCCAGGTGACCCAGCTGGAGGCCACCGTCTTTCGCGCGGAGCCTGGGCCGGGCATGAGCTGCGTGGGAGACAGTGGAGGTCCGGTGTTCGCGAGCGACGGCGCGGGCCGCGAGGTGCTCGCCGGGCTCACCGTGAGCGGTGACGTGGCCTGCCGCGCCGAAGCCGTCAACCTGCGCGTGGAGGTGTTGCGCGAGGACTTCATCCTGCCGTTCCTCGCGACCTCACCGCCCCCCGCCGAGCCCACACTCGCTCCCGAGGCCCTGTGCCGGGAGGCCTGTACGCGTGACACGGAGTGCCCCGCGGGGCTCACTTGTGTCGCCACGGGGGAGGAAGGGCCGAGCCGATGTCTCCTCCCGGCCCTGCGCGAAGGTGCCTTCGGGCGAACGTGCACCGAGGATGCGGCCTGCGGCGAAGGGAGCCTCTGCGCGCGCTGGGAGCCAGAAGGCGCGGAAGCCTGCCGTTGTTTCACTCCCTGCGCGCCACCACCGCCAGACCCGGAGCAACCGGCTGGGGGCTCTGAGAGGGGTTGTTCGAGCACCTCGGGGCTCGCGCTCCTGGGGGGGCTGTTCCTCGCGGGCGTCAAGCGACGCCGCCGAGGTTCATGCGGCACCCTCCGGTCGCCTCAAACCCTGGCGTCACATTCCGCCGAGCTCCGAAGCCCTGTCTGA
- a CDS encoding helix-turn-helix domain-containing protein: MTETLPQPSLGIALRRWRLLHHIKQTHAAELFGVNQSTISRWEAGTQAMEPSERTRVEALLAARLDAAADHALARLVNESPRPVHLICDLTHRLLACSPARAAEFTVPLSDLLGRSLWRYSTAEIAFKESALDALGWRETLAPASVEFPSGTNTSSIIPIRASLCRWTRMTLSDGTAARLVETLRGRGLIHDAGEVEQKQGPWGAARRVDGRHGMHVGTPASAPDTLERLPSPHGRRGE, encoded by the coding sequence ATGACCGAGACCCTACCGCAGCCCTCACTCGGAATCGCCCTCCGGCGCTGGCGGCTGCTGCATCACATCAAGCAGACCCACGCCGCGGAACTCTTCGGCGTCAATCAGTCCACCATCTCCCGCTGGGAAGCTGGGACGCAGGCCATGGAGCCCTCGGAGCGCACACGCGTCGAGGCCCTGCTGGCCGCTCGTCTGGACGCGGCGGCGGACCACGCCCTCGCCCGGCTCGTCAACGAGAGCCCTCGCCCCGTTCATCTCATCTGCGACCTGACACACCGCCTGCTCGCGTGCTCACCCGCGCGCGCCGCTGAGTTCACGGTGCCGCTCTCCGATTTGCTGGGGCGCTCGCTCTGGCGCTACTCCACCGCCGAGATTGCCTTCAAGGAGTCCGCGCTCGATGCGCTCGGCTGGCGCGAGACGCTCGCTCCCGCCTCCGTCGAGTTCCCCAGCGGCACGAACACCTCCTCCATCATTCCCATCCGCGCCAGCCTGTGCCGCTGGACGCGGATGACACTCTCCGATGGCACCGCGGCCCGTCTCGTTGAGACACTCCGAGGCAGAGGACTCATTCATGACGCTGGAGAAGTGGAACAGAAGCAGGGGCCTTGGGGTGCTGCTCGTCGGGTGGATGGCCGGCATGGGATGCACGTCGGCACACCTGCATCCGCTCCCGACACTCTCGAACGACTTCCCAGCCCCCACGGGAGGCGCGGCGAGTGA